GCCGTATCCCGGTGGCGCACAGGTGTTCTCCGGGTTGGAGCCGTCGGTGGCAGGCAAGTTCGGCCGGCATAGCAACGCGGTCTACGCCAACCTGGAAGCCAACCTCACCGAGAAGCTCTCCGGCGGTATCGCCGGGCGCTATGAAAACTACAGCGATGCCGGCGCCACGCGTTCGGGCAAGCTGTCGGCGCGTTATGCCTTCACCGACACCTTCTCGCTGCGCGGCACGATCTCCAACGGCTTCCGCGCGCCGTCGCTGGCCCAGCAGAACTACGCCTCGGTGGTGACGCTGATCCAGAACGGCGAGCTGGTGCAGGTGGGCACCTACCGCACCTCCGACCCGGTGGCACTGGCGCTGGGCGCACGCCCGCTGAGCCCGGAAAAATCCAGCAACTACGGCCTGGGCGGCGTCTGGCAGCCAACTGCCAACTTCACCTCCAGCCTGGACGTGTACCAAATCCGCATCTGGGACCAGATCCTGTATTCGGACCAGTTGCAGTTGGCGCAGCCGATCGGCCAGGTGGCCGCGGTGCAGTTCTTCGTCAACGGCGCCACCAGCCGCACGCGCGGCGTGGACTGGGTCAACAGCTACATCGCCGATCTGGGCGAGCTGGGCCAGCTGACCCTGGGTGCCAGCGCCAACTACAACAAGACCACCATCCTGGAGTTGTCCAACCCCAACTTCGGCCGCGCCAGCCAGGGCCTGCTCACCGATGCCACGCCGCGCACCAAGTACATGGCCTCGGCGGATTGGGCGATCGGTGGATTCACGCTCAACGGCAACGCCACGCGTTACGGCTCGATCAAGCGCATCAGCGACCCGGTCGACGGCAGCCAGGACCAGACCTATGACGCACGCTGGATCCTGAACCTGTCCGCCAGCCAGACCTGGAACGCCTTCACCTTCACCGTGGGCGCGGACAACCTCACCAACCAGTACCCGACCAAGGCGCAGCTGACCACCGCCTACGACGACCGTGCTGGCGGCCTGCAGTATTCCTCGCTGTCCCCGTTCGGCTTCAACGGCCGTTACTGGTATGGCCGGGTGACCTACCGGTTCTGATCCACTGCGGCGAGATCCGGGCCATCGCGGTATCCGCGATGGCCCGTTTTTTTTGCCCGCGGCACATCGCCCACCGGCGTCATCCCGGTGTTAGCGAACGTCTTACCAAGTGGCGTGCAACGCCTGGATGCCGCGCAGATTGGCACGTTCGTTCCAGCTCAAATTGTCCAACTCGGGCAGGCGCAATGCGGGCGCGCGTTGCAGCAAGCGCTCCAGCGCGGTTTCCAGTTCGATCAATGCGAGCCGGTTGCCCAGGCAATGGTGGACGCCACCGCCAAAGGACAGTGCACGTCCTTGCTGGCGGCGTAGATCCAGCTGCTGCGGTGCGGTGAACTGCTCCGCGTCGTGATTGGCGGAGCCCAGCATCAGGTACAGGATGGCGCCAACGGGCAGGGTCGTTCCCTCAACCTGCAGGGGCTGCAACACCGAACGCATGGCCACCTGCACCGAGCTGTCGTAGCGCATGCATTCCAGCACCGCGTTGGGCATCAGTGTGGGGGTATCGCGCAGCAACTGCAGTTGTTCGGGATGCCGGTGCAAGGCGATGAGCGCATTGCAGATCATGTTGGCGGTGGTTTCGTGGCCGGCCGTGAACAGCATGATCACATTGGAGACGATGTCATCCACAGGCATGCGCTGGCCATGGTCTTCGGCGGCAATGAGGCGCGCGATCAGATCATCCTCCTGCGTATCCCGACGCTGCAGCACGATCGCGCGAAAATACTGCTCCAACGTCGTGTATGCCGCGGTGGCCTGTGCCATGTCTTCCGGACGCATCAATGGGTCGAAGACCTTGGCCAGCGCACTGCTCGCCTGCCCCAGCGCCGCCACATCGGTCACCGCCAGCCCCAACATCCGGCAGATCAGCGAGATCGTCATCGGCATCGCGAAGTCATTGAGCAGATCGCAGCTACGTCTGTCTTCATGCTGATCGAGCAACGCATCGGCAGTGTCGACGGCCACCTCACGTAGCGCCTCAAGTTGGCGCGCCCCGAAGGCTTTGGTCATCAATGCGCGCTGCTGGGTGTGGACCGGCGGATTGAGCAGCAGAAACATGCGGCTCATGCCCTGGAAAAGCGGCATCTCCGCTGCGTTCGCGCCATAACGCACACGGATGCTGTCCAGGTAGTTGCGGCCCACCCGGCGGTCGCTGAGCAGTGCATCGACCACGGTGTAGTGGCCAGACACCCAGCCGTTGTCGCTGATCTGCACCAGCGGGCCAGCTGCGCGCAAACGCGCATACATGGGGTATGGGTCTTGCCGAAAAGCCGGTGTTGCAAAGTCGCTGAGCTGCATAGTGGTTCCGTGCAATGCCTGCCTTCGCAGCCGCGAAGGCGGTATGGCGCGTGTGCGGCCAGGCGCCGCACACATCGACCGCGCCCAGTGTTGGGTTCTCATCGGCGCATGCCCTGCCGCAGGGCGAAGCGGTGTCCGGAAAGTCGAGGAGATCGGAGCATTGAGGTGCGCCACGTGCTGGAAGTGGCTACTCGGCGGTCACCTGCTATTGGGAGAGGTTGGCCGGCGCAGCGGCTACTGCGCGGCGGGACGATGGGCGCTGTGTCTGCTCCGCTGGCAACAACCCCGCGCGGTGTGGATTGCGGTCTTCGCCGCTGCGGCGGCGTGCAGGCAAGCAGGCTCTTGCGCTGCGCGATGTGCTGCCGCCGGGCGTGGCGCAGCTGTTGTTCGTGGAGCGAACAAGCCGGGAAGGCTGCGTCGGGCTCGCTAGCATCGCGGTGCGTGTGGCGTTGACGCTGCGCCGCGGCAACGGCGCTGCACGTGCACTAAAGCGGAGCTGCGGGGCTCGCTGATGCGGAGTCGCCCCCACATGTAACGCGCCAACTGCAACCGTCCCGAACTGCGGCTGCCCTGAACTACGAATGCAGGTTCAACTGCAAACTGCAACCGCACCTGCATCTGCACCTGCAGAGCGAGGCGCAACACGCAAGGCAAGCGATGCCCACGATTGCTACTGACGGCCTACGCGATCACCGCTTTGCCGCTGCCTCATCGCATCACGGTGGGTCAACAGCCCAGGCTGTGCCACAGCCACGCAAAGCAGTGCCGAGTGCCCGCGCCGGCATCGGCCTCTGCGCGCATCAGCACGCCACGATGACCACGCGACGCGTGCACAGGCTGCTTGCCGCCGCACGCGCTGCCAGCAGCCACGCAAAGACCTCCACGCGTGTCGCATCGCGTTAATCGAGCGCTGTGTACTATGGGTGTCCGGCGAACCGGACCGCCCCGCGGTCCTGTTCCCCTCGCTCCGGACTCCAGCAAACAGGTTGCATGCCCGCAGGCGATGCCCGGCGCAGTGCCGTTGGCTGGCTGCAACTCGCCGTCTCCCGGACACTCTCACAACGGATTGGAATGCATCACGACACCAGCCTCATCGACATCATCGCCGTCGGCCTCGCGGTCGCCTTCGTGCTGGGCACGCTCGCACAAAAGGTCAAGCTGTCGCCGCTGGTTGGCTATTTATTGGCCGGCGTATGCGTCGGGCCATTTACGCCGGGCTTCGTGGCCGATCAGACCATGGCCAACCAGCTCTCCGAGCTGGGCGTGATGCTGCTGATGTTCGGGGTGGGTCTGCACTTCTCGCTCGACGACCTGATGGAAGTGAAGTGGATCGCAGTGCCCGGTGCGCTGGCGCAGATCGTGGTGGCCACGCTGCTGGGTTGGGCGCTGGCATGGAGCATGGGCTGGCCGTTGATGCAGGGGCTGGTGTTTGGCCTGGCCTTGTCGGTGGCGAGCACCGTGGTCCTGCTGCGTGCGCTGGAAGAACGCCGCCTGCTGGAAACCCAGCGCGGCCGGATCGCGGTGGGCTGGTTGATTGTCGAAGACCTGGTGATGGTGATCGCGTTGGTGCTGTTGCCGGCGCTGGCCAATGTGCTCGGCGGCAGCGCCGGCGCTGCCGAACATGCCGGCGAGTCGACCTCGCTACTGGCCGCACTGGGCTGGACGCTGCTGAAGATGGTGGCCTTCGTCGCGGTGATGCTGGTGGTTGGGCGCCGGGTGATCCAATGGTCGCTGGAAAAGGTCGCCGCCACCGGCTCGCGCGAGTTGTTCACCCTGGCCGTGCTCGGCATTGCGCTGGGAGTGGCGTTCGGGTCGGCGAAGTTGTTCGGCGTGTCGTTCGCGCTGGGGGCGTTCTTCGCCGGCATGTTGCTCAAGGAGTCCGAGCTCAGCCACAAGGCGGCCAGCGATTCGCTGCCGCTGCGTGATGCATTCGCGGTGCTGTTCTTCGTGTCGGTGGGCATGTTGTTCGACCCAATGATCCTGATCGCCCATCCCTGGCAGGTGCTGGCCACCTTCCTGACCGTGACCGTGGGCAAGTCGCTGGCGGCGTTCGTGATCGTGCGTGCCTTCGGCCACCCCACCGGCACCGCGCTCACCATTTCCACCAGCCTGGCGCAGATCGGCGAATTTTCTTTCATCCTGGCCGGGCTCGGCGTGCAGTTGGCGATCCTGCCTGAAACCGGGCGCGACCTGATCCTGGCCGGGGCGTTGCTGTCGATCGTGGCTAACCCATTCCTGTTCTCGTGGCTGGACCGTTGGCAGGCCAAGCAGGCGCAGGACGCCCCGGCGACGGTGGAGCCGGAACTGCCGCCCGGCCCGCCGCTGCAACTGGACGGCCACGCCATCGTGATCGGCTACGGCCGCGTAGGCAGCGCGCTGGCGCAACTGCTGCGTAGCCGCGGCGTCCCGGTGCTGGTGATCGACGACAACGGCGACCATGTCGCCAAAGCACACGCGGCGGGCATTCCCGGTATCCGCGGCAGCGCCGCGGCCGACCGCGTGCTGGCCGAAGCGCGCCCGGAGCAGGCCAAGATTGCGATCCTGGCCATTCCGCAGCCGCTGGAAGCCGGTGAAGCGCTGGCCAAGCTGCGCGCACTCAACCCGTCACTGACCTTGCTGGCCCGCGCACACAGCGATGCAGAAGTGAAGCACCTGCTCGAACACGGCGCCGACGGCGCCGTGCTGGCCGAACGCGAGCTGGCGTACTCGCTGGCCGAGATGGTGATGTCCACCCCGCCGTATCGCGCATTGCGTGTGCCGGCGTCGTAATTGGCGACAACACATCGCCTTTCAAAAAGACGCCCGCCAACACGCACTGTATGCGGGCGTTTTGCCGTGCAAGTTCCACTGCGCCGCCATGCGAAAATGCGACTCGCGATCCAGAAAAACACCCTTCAACACACTTGATAATCATTCCCATCAAGCGCAGGATGAGCGCCCGTTCCCCTGGCGGCCTCATCCATGTCACTGCGTGTTGGCGTTCTGAATGCACTGCCGAGCGTGCAGCTGTGCGAACTGCTGGGCCGGATCGGCTACGGGTTTGTGGTGCTGGACCTGGAACATATGCTGCGCGCGCCGGACGAACTGGAACACGCCATCCGCGCCTGCGAGCTGTCCGGCTGCGAGGCCTGGGTGCGGGTGCCGGAGGTGGACGAGAAACTGATCGGCCGCGTGCTGGACGCCGGCGCGCGTGGCATCGTGGTTCCGCGCGCCGAATCGGCTGCGCAGATCGCTAGTGCGATTGCCGCGGCACGCTTTCCGCCGCTGGGCCGGCGCGGCATCACCGGGGGCCGCGTCACCGGCTTCGGCAACGTCGATCTGCCCACCTATATCGCGCAGGCCAACCGCGACATCCGCATTGTGCCGATGATCGAAAGCGCGGCCGGCATTGCGGCGTTGCCGCAGATTCTGGCCGTGCCCGGCGTGACCCTGGTGATGGAAGGCGCGCTCGATCTTGCGCTGGATCTGGGCCTTGGGCCACAGCCCACGCATCCACAGGTGTGGGCCTTGCTGCTGCAAATGGACGCGCAATGCCGCAGCGCTGCGGTTCCGTTCTGCCCCAACCCGCGCACTGACGCGCAACGCGCACACTGGTTGCAGCAACCGGATCCGCGCTGGCTGCTTGCCGGCGAAGACCGTGCCCTGATCCAACGCGCATTGCGCGGCCAGTTGGCCACCTTTGCCGCACCCCTTTCATCACCCGCCTGCAGGAGCACGCCGTAGATGCCGACGTTCCGTTTCCACGCCCTGGCCATTGCCATCGCCGCCACCACCTTGAGCGCTGCACCGCTGGCGCGGGCCGGCGAGACCGACGGCACTGCGGTAGAGACCGATACTTCGATTCGCGCGCTTGATGCGGTGCAGGTGCAAGGCAGCCTGCTGGGCCGCTCCAAGCCCGAAGACGTGCAGCGCTACGCCGGCAGCCGCCAGGTGATCGACCGCGAACAACTGCGCAATGGCGGCAATCGCTCATTGGACGATGCCCTGCAGCGCGTGCCCGGCATCAAGATCTTCGATGAAACCGGCACCGGCGCCCTGCCGCAACTCATGCTGCGCGGCCTGTACGAGAGCCGCAGCGGGCGCGTGCAGGTGCTGGAAGACGGCATTCCGCTCGCACTGGCGCCGTACGGGCAAACCAGCCTGTCGCTGTTCCCGGTCGGCTTGAACCAGATCGACCGCATCGACATCGTGCGCGGCGGCGCGG
The nucleotide sequence above comes from Xanthomonas campestris pv. campestris str. ATCC 33913. Encoded proteins:
- a CDS encoding HpcH/HpaI aldolase family protein, which encodes MSLRVGVLNALPSVQLCELLGRIGYGFVVLDLEHMLRAPDELEHAIRACELSGCEAWVRVPEVDEKLIGRVLDAGARGIVVPRAESAAQIASAIAAARFPPLGRRGITGGRVTGFGNVDLPTYIAQANRDIRIVPMIESAAGIAALPQILAVPGVTLVMEGALDLALDLGLGPQPTHPQVWALLLQMDAQCRSAAVPFCPNPRTDAQRAHWLQQPDPRWLLAGEDRALIQRALRGQLATFAAPLSSPACRSTP
- a CDS encoding cytochrome P450 → MQLSDFATPAFRQDPYPMYARLRAAGPLVQISDNGWVSGHYTVVDALLSDRRVGRNYLDSIRVRYGANAAEMPLFQGMSRMFLLLNPPVHTQQRALMTKAFGARQLEALREVAVDTADALLDQHEDRRSCDLLNDFAMPMTISLICRMLGLAVTDVAALGQASSALAKVFDPLMRPEDMAQATAAYTTLEQYFRAIVLQRRDTQEDDLIARLIAAEDHGQRMPVDDIVSNVIMLFTAGHETTANMICNALIALHRHPEQLQLLRDTPTLMPNAVLECMRYDSSVQVAMRSVLQPLQVEGTTLPVGAILYLMLGSANHDAEQFTAPQQLDLRRQQGRALSFGGGVHHCLGNRLALIELETALERLLQRAPALRLPELDNLSWNERANLRGIQALHATW
- the ybaL gene encoding YbaL family putative K(+) efflux transporter, with the protein product MHHDTSLIDIIAVGLAVAFVLGTLAQKVKLSPLVGYLLAGVCVGPFTPGFVADQTMANQLSELGVMLLMFGVGLHFSLDDLMEVKWIAVPGALAQIVVATLLGWALAWSMGWPLMQGLVFGLALSVASTVVLLRALEERRLLETQRGRIAVGWLIVEDLVMVIALVLLPALANVLGGSAGAAEHAGESTSLLAALGWTLLKMVAFVAVMLVVGRRVIQWSLEKVAATGSRELFTLAVLGIALGVAFGSAKLFGVSFALGAFFAGMLLKESELSHKAASDSLPLRDAFAVLFFVSVGMLFDPMILIAHPWQVLATFLTVTVGKSLAAFVIVRAFGHPTGTALTISTSLAQIGEFSFILAGLGVQLAILPETGRDLILAGALLSIVANPFLFSWLDRWQAKQAQDAPATVEPELPPGPPLQLDGHAIVIGYGRVGSALAQLLRSRGVPVLVIDDNGDHVAKAHAAGIPGIRGSAAADRVLAEARPEQAKIAILAIPQPLEAGEALAKLRALNPSLTLLARAHSDAEVKHLLEHGADGAVLAERELAYSLAEMVMSTPPYRALRVPAS